The sequence TTGCAGCTTCGTTAGGATAATTTAGGTTAAGGTTATCGAGAATACCATTTGGTCTGATGGATACATTATCCTTACCAAAGGCTTTTTTCAATTTTTCTGTAGTTTCCGGAGTAAGATCCTTGTCTACATAAACGATCGCATTAGAGATATCTCCTCCTTTGATCAATCCGTGATCTAAAAGCATTTCCAGTTCATGTAAGAAACTAAATGTTCTTGCTGAAGAGATTTCATCTTTAAATTCGGAAATATTTTTAAGGGTAGCATTTTGAGTTCCTAAAACCTTAGTTCCAAAATCTACCATTGTAGTTACTTCGTAAGTATCTGAAGGAATGATTGTGATTTCCGAACCTGTAGCCGGATCACTGTAAGTAAGCACTTCCTTTACCACCAGATATTCTCTGGCAACATTCTGATCTACCACTCCTACACTTTCGATTGCTTCTACAAAATATTTTGAAGATCCATCTAAAATAGGAGGCTCAGATGCGTCCATTTCCAACACTGCATTGTCTATATCACAACCTACCAGAGCAGCCAAAAGGTGCTCACAGGTAGTTATTTTTACGCCAAGCTTTTCTAATGTTGTACCTCTTTCTGTTGCTACTACATAATTAACATCAGCTTCAACTTGAGGGTGTCCCTCTAAATCGGTTCTTACAAATACAAATCCCGTATTTTCTTTTGCGGGTTTGATGGTAAGTTTTACTTCTTTACCAGTATGAAGGCCTATTCCAGAAAGAGTTACCTCTTCCTGAAGCGTTTTTTGCATATCACTCATTAGTATTATCTTTTGAGTTATTCTCAAGATTATTTATTCTGTTAACTATTTCAGGGAAATTTCTGAAATGAACATAGCTTCTTAAATAGTCATTGTAGCTAATTGCTGGTGAACCATATAAAGTTTCTCTATCGGTAACACTAGAATTCACACCACTCTGAGCCTGAATTTTCACTTGGTTTCCGATTTTGATATGTCCAACAATTCCTACCTGACCTCCAATTTGATTCCAGTCTCCGATGGTAGTAGAACCTGCAATTCCTGCTTGTGCTGCAATTACATTATTCTGTCCTATTTTCACGTTATGGGCAATCTGAATCAGATTATCAATTTTTGTACCTTTTCCAATGATGGTAGAACCAATTGTTGCTCTGTCAATACTACAGTTTGAACCAATTTCTACATCATCTTCAATAATGACGTTTCCAAGCTGTGGAATCTTTTTGAATCCTTCAGCAGTGGGTTGAAACCCAAAACCATCTCCTCCTACTACTGTATTGGAGTGAATGACACAGTTATCCCCAATAATACAATAATCGTAAATTCTGGCTCCACTGTCTATTTTACAGTTTTTACCAATTTTTACCCCTTTACCGATATATACATGTGGATAAATTTGTGACCCATCGCCGATCTTAGCTTTTTCAGAAACATAGGTAAATGCTCCTATATACACTTGATCACCTATCACAGCTGAATCATGGATGGACGAACCATCTTCAATACCTTCTTTTCTTCCTCTCATCTCCTGATATAAGTTCATCAGGACCTGAAAAGATAAATAGGCATCTTTTACTACAATTAAGGTTGGGTTAT is a genomic window of Chryseobacterium nakagawai containing:
- the lpxD gene encoding UDP-3-O-(3-hydroxymyristoyl)glucosamine N-acyltransferase, with product MEFTASQIASFIDGKIIGDENALITGVSPIENGESGHLSFIAQDRFSHFLDTSKCSVIIVSEKLLNENSYNPTLIVVKDAYLSFQVLMNLYQEMRGRKEGIEDGSSIHDSAVIGDQVYIGAFTYVSEKAKIGDGSQIYPHVYIGKGVKIGKNCKIDSGARIYDYCIIGDNCVIHSNTVVGGDGFGFQPTAEGFKKIPQLGNVIIEDDVEIGSNCSIDRATIGSTIIGKGTKIDNLIQIAHNVKIGQNNVIAAQAGIAGSTTIGDWNQIGGQVGIVGHIKIGNQVKIQAQSGVNSSVTDRETLYGSPAISYNDYLRSYVHFRNFPEIVNRINNLENNSKDNTNE
- a CDS encoding bifunctional UDP-3-O-[3-hydroxymyristoyl] N-acetylglucosamine deacetylase/3-hydroxyacyl-ACP dehydratase, whose product is MSDMQKTLQEEVTLSGIGLHTGKEVKLTIKPAKENTGFVFVRTDLEGHPQVEADVNYVVATERGTTLEKLGVKITTCEHLLAALVGCDIDNAVLEMDASEPPILDGSSKYFVEAIESVGVVDQNVAREYLVVKEVLTYSDPATGSEITIIPSDTYEVTTMVDFGTKVLGTQNATLKNISEFKDEISSARTFSFLHELEMLLDHGLIKGGDISNAIVYVDKDLTPETTEKLKKAFGKDNVSIRPNGILDNLNLNYPNEAARHKLLDVIGDLALAGVKIKGKVIANKPGHFVNTQFAKKLNRQWKLQKKKNVPDFDLTKEPVFDINGIMKLMPHRPPFLLIDKVLELSDSHVVGLKNVTMNEPFFVGHFPKEPVMPGVLQVEALAQTGGILVLASVPDPENYSTYFIKIDKVKFKRKVIPGDTLIFKIELIEPIRRGIVHMQGYGYVGDTVAVEAELMAQVAKNKVD